One Sphingomicrobium sp. XHP0239 DNA segment encodes these proteins:
- a CDS encoding isoprenyl transferase, whose amino-acid sequence MSEALASSSETSAETRANVPRHVAIIMDGNGRWAKAKGLPRVAGHREGAEAVRRTLRAAVEYGVECLTLYAFSSENWRRSEEEVTDLKGLMRFYLDRELEELAREGVRLRFIGEPSAFGPDLWNRLQRASEKTAGNERLTLNVALNYGSRQEIAAAARRLAEQVASGDRTVDSIDCDAMENAMQTAGLPDLDLVIRTSGEQRLSNFLLWQAAYAEFIFLDQLWPDFDAAALGEAIAVYQKRQRRFGGR is encoded by the coding sequence GTGAGCGAGGCGCTGGCCTCTTCTTCGGAGACGAGTGCGGAAACCCGCGCGAACGTGCCGCGCCACGTTGCCATCATCATGGACGGCAACGGGCGCTGGGCGAAAGCGAAGGGGCTGCCCCGTGTCGCGGGTCACCGCGAAGGTGCCGAGGCGGTACGACGCACTTTGCGCGCCGCGGTCGAATACGGGGTCGAATGCCTGACGCTCTACGCCTTCTCGAGCGAGAACTGGCGCCGGAGCGAGGAAGAAGTCACCGATCTCAAGGGGCTGATGCGCTTCTACCTCGATCGCGAGCTGGAAGAGCTGGCGCGCGAAGGTGTGCGCCTACGCTTCATCGGCGAGCCGAGCGCCTTCGGGCCGGACCTCTGGAACCGACTGCAGCGCGCGTCGGAGAAAACGGCGGGCAACGAGCGACTGACGCTCAACGTGGCGCTGAACTACGGGAGCCGGCAGGAAATCGCGGCCGCGGCGCGGCGGCTTGCGGAGCAGGTGGCGTCGGGGGACCGGACCGTCGACAGTATCGATTGCGACGCGATGGAAAATGCAATGCAGACTGCCGGTTTGCCCGACCTCGACCTCGTCATCCGCACGTCGGGCGAGCAGCGACTGAGCAATTTCCTTCTGTGGCAGGCGGCCTACGCCGAATTCATCTTCCTCGACCAATTGTGGCCCGACTTCGATGCGGCGGCGCTGGGCGAGGCGATCGCGGTCTATCAGAAACGCCAGCGG